The window CTCCCCAACATCTCATAAATCTGCTCCGTCTCGTCGTGCGATCGGTCATGCACCGTGAACACGTACGTCTGGTTCCACACATCGATCCAGCTGCATCCCGTCTCCTTCCTCAGCCCAGCCGACTCCATCCTTCTCCTCACCTCCTTGGCTTCTTCCAACCGTCCATGGTACGCATACATGTTCGAAAGCAACACGTAGTTACCGGCGTTGTCCGGTTCGATCTCGAACAGCCTTCGAGCAACTTCGTCGCCGAGTTCCAGGTTCCTGCAGTTCCTACAGGCTCCAAGCAGAGCGCCCCACACCGATGAATCAGGCCTGATGGGCATCGTCTCGATGAACCGTTTCGCCTCATCCAAGCGGCCGGCTCGGCCCAGCATGTCGACCATGCAAGCGTAGTGCTCGCTCCCCGGTGTCACTTTGTGAGACATGGAATCGAAGTACTTGAATCCCTGATCGACAAGCCCGTTGTGACTGCACGCCGAAAGGACGCTAACAAATGTGATGTAATCCGGTTCGACACCCTCACCAAGCATTTGCTCGAATAGTTGGATGACGTCGTCTCCATGCCCGTGTTGCTGGAATGCTGTGATCATGGCTGTCCAAGCGACCACGTTCGTGCGGTCCTCTGCCTCCTCGAAGGATCGGTATGCGTCTTCCAAGCCACCGCATTTGGCGTACATGGAGATCAGCGAGCTCCCGACGCATCTGTTGCTAGCGAACCCGGTTTTCACTATCAAGGTATGAATTGCTGCGCCCTGGCCCCATGAAGCTAGTCTGGCCAAGGCATGGAGGACGGTGGAAAACGAGGCCTCGTCCGGGGAAATCCCCTCCCTTATCATAGCTCGGAAACAGTTGCAAGCATTCTCCATCCGATCACTTTGGATCCAACCCATCATCATAACGTTCCAGGTCACGACATCTCTTTCGCTGCAGCTGTCGAACAACTTCATGGCGTCTTCCAAGCACCCGCATTTGCTGTACATGTCGATGAGCGAGTTCCTGACGTACTCCAACGTGGACGCCATCCCAAGCTTGACAGTGTGGCCGTGCACCCCTCTACCGAAGTCTATGCCGCCACCGTTGGCGCACGCACTCAGAACGCTAGAAAAGCTGACTTGGTCCGGGCTCAAGGACTGATCCGCAAGCAGCTCCCGGAAAGCCTCCGTCGCCCTGTGGTACATCTTGTTGCGCACGAACCCCACGATCAGCGCGTTCCAAGAAACGAGATTTCTCAGGGTCATTTCGTCGAACATTCTTTGAGAATCCCCCATGTCGCCGCATTTGGCGTACATATCGGCCAGTGCGCTCGCCACGTAGACGTCGGACACGACGCCGTGCTTGTGAGCGAGAGCGTGCACCTGTCGGCCAGTGGCATGGGAGCCAGCCGCGGCACAGGCCGGCAGGACGGCGGAGAAGGTGTGGGGGTTGGGGCCGGGGCCTGACCTCTTCATCTGCGCGAACAAGGATAGGGCCTCGAGGGGGTGGTGGGAGTGGGAGAGGTGGGTGATGAGGGAGGTCCAGGTGACGACGTTGCTGCAGTGCTGGGTGGTTCGGAAGGTGAGCACGGCTTGTTCGAGTTGGCCACACTTGGCATAGAGGTTGATGAGCTGGGTATGGAGGAAGGGGATGGGGAGGGAGTTGGTGGTGATGAGGTGGGAGTGGATCTGCGTGGCATGCCTCGGGTTGGATGTTTGTGTTACGGTGGAATCGGTGAGGAGGGTGGTGAGAAGGGTGAAAGAGAGAGGGAAGTAGGTTGTGCAATGAAGACGATGGAATGAGTAGATGGAATACAGTGAAGGGGTTTTCGGGGTTCTCATCGAGCCTTGGACGAGTATATTGATGATGCAGGGGATGAGGGCAAAGGGTTGTGCGTACACAGTAGTGAGTGGCGTATGCCAATTGTATCCGTTGATGATGAAATGCTAGCACGAAGTATAGCCCCGGAGTCGAACACTTGAAGTGCGGGAG of the Musa acuminata AAA Group cultivar baxijiao chromosome BXJ2-10, Cavendish_Baxijiao_AAA, whole genome shotgun sequence genome contains:
- the LOC135624296 gene encoding putative pentatricopeptide repeat-containing protein At5g52630, translated to MRTPKTPSLYSIYSFHRLHCTTYFPLSFTLLTTLLTDSTVTQTSNPRHATQIHSHLITTNSLPIPFLHTQLINLYAKCGQLEQAVLTFRTTQHCSNVVTWTSLITHLSHSHHPLEALSLFAQMKRSGPGPNPHTFSAVLPACAAAGSHATGRQVHALAHKHGVVSDVYVASALADMYAKCGDMGDSQRMFDEMTLRNLVSWNALIVGFVRNKMYHRATEAFRELLADQSLSPDQVSFSSVLSACANGGGIDFGRGVHGHTVKLGMASTLEYVRNSLIDMYSKCGCLEDAMKLFDSCSERDVVTWNVMMMGWIQSDRMENACNCFRAMIREGISPDEASFSTVLHALARLASWGQGAAIHTLIVKTGFASNRCVGSSLISMYAKCGGLEDAYRSFEEAEDRTNVVAWTAMITAFQQHGHGDDVIQLFEQMLGEGVEPDYITFVSVLSACSHNGLVDQGFKYFDSMSHKVTPGSEHYACMVDMLGRAGRLDEAKRFIETMPIRPDSSVWGALLGACRNCRNLELGDEVARRLFEIEPDNAGNYVLLSNMYAYHGRLEEAKEVRRRMESAGLRKETGCSWIDVWNQTYVFTVHDRSHDETEQIYEMLGRLKELAKAKGYVPDTQFAINDAEENKEESMWYHSERLALSFGLISLPVNAPIRIKKNLRTCGDCHTVMKLVSEIFQRKIILRDANRFHQFADGLCSCKDYW